The sequence CCTCCGCGGCAAATTCGCGGATGCGAGCGTGGGCGGGGGAGTATGGGTACCGGGCAAATCGAACGAGACGGGCATGGTCGCTCGTACGTGGTTTTGTGCTTCTTATCACGCCATACGGATTGCGGCCACCCCTGCGGCCGCTTGGCCGGCCGAGCGGTGCCAAGCGGTGGACGAAGCACCCGCGCCGGGTGGCCCGTTCAGTCCGCCAGGAACAGTTCGACCACGTCGTTGGTGAAGCGTCGCCCGAGTTCGGTCGGCGTTGCGTGGCCGGCGTCGTCGACCTCGATCCAGCCGCGCGCGACTGCCGCATCCAGCTGGGGCGCGATGGCCGCGCGCGGCAGTCCGGTGCGGGCTTCGAAGGACGCGAGCGCGAAGCCTTCGTGCAGTCGCAGCAGATTGAGCATGTAATCGAAGGGGATGCGTTCGGGCGCCAGCGTTTCGTCGCCGCCGATCGCCGCGGGCGTGCCCGCCTTCACCAGGTACTCGGCCGGGTGCTTGACCTTCCAGCGCCGCAGGATGGATTGCGACGCCCCCTGCGTCAGCTTGCCGTGCGCGCCGGCCCCGATCCCCAGGTAATCGCCGAACCGCCAGTAATTGAGGTTGTGCGCGCACTGCCGTCCCGGCTTTGCGTAGGACGAGACTTCGTAGTGCCCGAAGCCCGCTTCGGCGATCCGTGCCTGGCAGGCCTCCTGGATGTCCCAGCTCTGGTCGATGTCCGGGATGCCCTGCGGCGGGCGCGCGGCGAACACCGTGTTGGGTTCGAGCGTGAGCTGGTAATGCGACAGGTGCGCCGGCTGCAGGGCGATCGCGCGCTCGACGTCGCGCACCGCCATCTCCAGCGTCTGGCCGGGCAGGGCGTACATCAGGTCGAGGTTGATGTTGTCGAAGCCGGCGTCCTGCGCGAGCTTCACCGCGGCATCGGCTTCGCGGCTGTCGTGGATGCGGCCCAGGCGCTTGAGGCAATCGTCGTCGAAGCTCTGGATGCCGAAGCTCAGGCGATTCACGCCTGCATCGCGATAGCCCTCGAAGCGCCCATGTTCCGCGGTGCCCGGATTGGTTTCCAGCGTGATCTCCAGCCCCGGCGCGAAACGCAGCCGCGCGCTGGCCTGCTGCAGGAACGCGTCAATAGCGTCGGCCGGGAACAGCGACGGCGTGCCGCCACCGAAGAACACCGAATGCACCACGCGCCCCCAGGCGAGCGGCAGGTCCTGGTCGAGGTCGGCGATCAGCGCATCGACATACGCGGCGAACGGCAGCGCGCCCTTCTGCTCATGCGAATTGAAATCGCAGTACGGGCATTTGCGCACGCACCACGGCAGGTGGACGTACAGCGACAACGGTGGCGTGACCAGGGACATCGGAAGATCAGAGTTCGTGCAGGCGTTCGCGCAGCGCGGCGAGCGCCAGGCCGCGGTGGCTGCGCGCGTGCTTGGTTGCGGCATCCAATTCTGCGGCGGAGCGGTTCAATTGCATGTCGAGGAAGACCGGGTCGTAGCCGAAACCGCCGTTGCCGCGCGGCGCATGAAGGATGCGGCCGGGCCAGCGGCCCTCGGCGATGATCGGCTGCGGGTCGTCCGGCGTGCGCAACAGCACGACGACGGCATGGAAATGCGCGGTGCGCGCGTTGTCGGGCACTTCGCGCAGCGCGTCCAGCAACTTCGCGATGTTGGCCTGCGCATCGCCATGGCCACCCGCGTACCGCGCGGAATACAAACCGGGCGCACCGCCGAGCGCGTCGACGCACAGGCCAGAGTCGTCGCCCAGCGCGGGCAAGCCGGTGGCCTGCGCCGCGTGCCGTGCCTTCAGCAATGCGTTCTCGACGAAGGTCAGCCCGGTCTCGTCGATATCGTGCACGCCGAATTCCGATTGCGCGTGCAGCGCATAACCGGCATCGGCAAGCAGCTCGCGCAATTCGACGAGCTTGCCGGCGTTGCCGCTCGCCAGGACCAGGCGCCTGTCCATCAACCCGCCGCCAACGCCTCGCGCTGCGCAGCGAGCAGTTGCACGATGCCGCCCTCGGCGAGGCCGAGCAACGCATCGAGCTCATCGCGACGGAATGCATGGCCCTCGGCGGTGCCCTGCAGCTCGATGAAGCCGCCGCCGTCGTTCATCACGATGTTCATGTCGGTATCGCAGCCGCTGTCCTCGGCGTAGTCGAGGTCGAGCACCGGCACGCCCTTGAAGATGCCGACGGACACGGCGGCCACGGCGCCGAGGATCGGATCGCGCGTGATTTCCTTGCGCGCCTGCAGCCAGCGCACGGCATCGACCAGCGCAACGTAGGCACCGGTGATGGCGGCGGTGCGCGTGCCGCCGTCGGCCTGCAGCACATCGCAGTCGAGCGTGATGGTGCGTTCGCCCAGTGCGGAACGATTGACGCACGCGCGCAGCGCGCGGCCGATCAGGCGTTGGATTTCGAGCGTGCGGCCGCCTTGCTTGCCGCGCGCGGCCTCGCGGTCGCTGCGCGAATGCGTGGCGCGCGGGAGCATGCCGTATTCGGCCGTCACCCAGCCCTCGCCCTTGCCGCGCAGGAACGGAGGCACCTTGTTGTCGACGCTCGCGGTGCACAGCACGCGCGTGTCGCCGAAGGACACGA comes from Lysobacter sp. KIS68-7 and encodes:
- the rdgB gene encoding RdgB/HAM1 family non-canonical purine NTP pyrophosphatase, coding for MDRRLVLASGNAGKLVELRELLADAGYALHAQSEFGVHDIDETGLTFVENALLKARHAAQATGLPALGDDSGLCVDALGGAPGLYSARYAGGHGDAQANIAKLLDALREVPDNARTAHFHAVVVLLRTPDDPQPIIAEGRWPGRILHAPRGNGGFGYDPVFLDMQLNRSAAELDAATKHARSHRGLALAALRERLHEL
- the hemW gene encoding radical SAM family heme chaperone HemW; the encoded protein is MSLVTPPLSLYVHLPWCVRKCPYCDFNSHEQKGALPFAAYVDALIADLDQDLPLAWGRVVHSVFFGGGTPSLFPADAIDAFLQQASARLRFAPGLEITLETNPGTAEHGRFEGYRDAGVNRLSFGIQSFDDDCLKRLGRIHDSREADAAVKLAQDAGFDNINLDLMYALPGQTLEMAVRDVERAIALQPAHLSHYQLTLEPNTVFAARPPQGIPDIDQSWDIQEACQARIAEAGFGHYEVSSYAKPGRQCAHNLNYWRFGDYLGIGAGAHGKLTQGASQSILRRWKVKHPAEYLVKAGTPAAIGGDETLAPERIPFDYMLNLLRLHEGFALASFEARTGLPRAAIAPQLDAAVARGWIEVDDAGHATPTELGRRFTNDVVELFLAD
- the rph gene encoding ribonuclease PH — its product is MSLVRPSGRMPDQLRAVGLQRNYTRHAEGSVLVSFGDTRVLCTASVDNKVPPFLRGKGEGWVTAEYGMLPRATHSRSDREAARGKQGGRTLEIQRLIGRALRACVNRSALGERTITLDCDVLQADGGTRTAAITGAYVALVDAVRWLQARKEITRDPILGAVAAVSVGIFKGVPVLDLDYAEDSGCDTDMNIVMNDGGGFIELQGTAEGHAFRRDELDALLGLAEGGIVQLLAAQREALAAG